Part of the Falco cherrug isolate bFalChe1 chromosome 6, bFalChe1.pri, whole genome shotgun sequence genome is shown below.
GAAAATCTGGAATTTTGAGCTGAAAATACCCATTTaacacacacgtgcacacacaaaaacatgaacaataacagaaagaaaactaactcctccacaaacaaaattaatgacCTGAAGAAATTCCAAAGCAATTCTTGAACCAACCAGGAAAGACCAACATTTCTcgtttttctaaaatgtttttttctgttaaaactgtGGCCACCAACATCTGTCCCAGAGAGAGGATTACCAACATGCAGAAGTCTGTTGCCATGAGAGGAAGCAAAACAGGTTCTTCCTTTGCCCCTCAGAACAGATactcattattttctttcctttttttgatttAGTAGTAATGTGAATAATGCTAGCAGACAAAGTCTCCAGGGAACATCAAATGTTCAGCTGGAGTGTTCATATTTCATAACCTACATATCTCAATAAATGTTAATAAACTTGCTCCAGAAGGcttgcatttgatttttctaCCTGTGAGGTGTGCGTTTTTGCTGGAGGATCTGGCTCTCATCTTACCTGGGGTCAACATGAGATGTGCCCTGTGATAAACTTATCCCAGAGAAAAAGACACCAAACCCACTTACGTCAGAAATGCCACCTGGTCCTATTCATCATGAAGCTGAGCAGTAACAGTCAAGGGCAACTTCTCCAAGACCGCTGTGATTAGGCTACTAGAAAGCTTGGCACAAACTGGTTGTGTTCCGCACCCATGGCAGTCCTGAAACCATCTATGGCAGCTCATGGCATGAAGAGCATGGACACTTTTACTCCTCCCTTATCTTGGATCCTTTTGCCCTTTCATTAGCACTCTGGGCTGTTAGGTGTGGGGAAAGGAAGCAGGGGATGCATCTATACCTTGTAACAGCAGGTGCTGAAACTCCAGGCTGATGGGGACACCACTCACTGCCTCCAGACAGCATAGTGCAGTGATAAATAGTTTGACTAGTTTGGGAtccaaagaaggaaaattccATTAACATGATGCTGGTCTAGACTAAAtaaaggcagcaggagcagaatgACATGAATGTGGTGAGGCAGTTTCAAGATCTAAAGAAGCTGGTCTTCTGCCACCCTGGGGTTTCTCTGCATCACCATTCCCAGCACCTCAgatgcagccctgcagaggtgcagaggaCTGAGCCTGCCTCCTGAACCCCAGCCTGTTGCTCTGCACTGGGATGGCAGAGGGAATGGACCCTACTGctttttgatttattaatatATACTTTGCCACACAAATCACTGCAACACACCCTGCAGGACGATTTAACAGGACTTAATGACACATGAACTTATATTAACTTGATTTagttaaataaaattcatataCAGATTGATTATTATAGACAATAAGAACAGCAAACCCCATCCTGACATACATGAGCAAATATCAGTAATGCGGTTTCACAGTGACTTGCTTTTATTAGAACTGAAGCTGCAAATCTCTTTATTGGGGTACAAGAACTCCTCCTCAGATCTTGTGCCCCTGAGTGTCTTCATCCCCATGGGAAGGGCTCTCCAGGCTTGCACAAAGGTTGCAATCCATTGATGTCAAAAGATGAGAGATGTCTCCGATGCCCAGAGCTCTTGTCTCTGTGGTCAGTGGGGTGTCAGTTCTAGGAACTGGGTGTCCTGCAAGGAAAAGTCAGGTGCTTAGATAGGCCACCAAAGAAGTAGATTATACCTTGCCATCTCAGACTACTGTAGATGTAAGGTAACACATAAGCTTAAAGACTCCTGGAGATCCTTGCAATCTGGACTGCTGACTCGTGCTTCTGGCCATGAGATAACCCAGATAAAGTGGAGGATGTGGATGGCACCACTTCGCACACACCACAGCtatccagctgcagctgctgatgaCCCGGAATACCTGCCAGGGTAGAGTCTAAGCATAAAACTAGTTTAGGAAGAGCTACACTGGAGAAAGTGGCTCATCTCACTTTCCTCCATGCTTTCCATGTCCTTTTTCTATGAGAAAGGCTGACAAgtcttctcccttttttttgcATCCTTTAGCATGATGTTTCACAGAAACCCAACTAGATTAAATAGAAATGcaaataagaataatttttaaagtatgagATGTATGCAGAGCTAGACCATGGTATATTACAGCATCACTCTGCAGGGCATACCTCCTATAAATGCGGATGCTTTCTTGCTAGTACTGATGAAATATGCTAGAGGGTGTTCACCTACAGGGTGAAAATGTCCTGTGGCACTTTGGTTTAACATCCGGCACTTTGCACCAGATCAGATAGCCCAGATGGAGAACTGCATCCCTGCTATGAGTCCTGACTTGCTTAATGGTTATTCTGTGCTGATaagctgggggttttttgtttgttttttgggtggtggtggttttggatctgggggggggggggggggggcggttgGTATTGCAAAGctccatgctgctgcctgtgtggaTTGAGAAGGAGTCCTCAGAGATGTCTCAGGTCAGTTGTGTTCACCCTGCTTAGTAAAGGCAGAATCTGAGAATGAGCTGGTTCTGCCCTGGTACGAGACCCATGCTGGAAGAAGTTATTGGTGCTATGTAACTTGTTATTAGCTATATTAGTTGTTACTAGTGATGTAAAGATTCAAAGAGTGTGAGCTCAAACCTACATTAGTGTCACAGCTGAGGTACAGTCTTAGCAAGCTTATGGAGAAGACATCTCCCTTGCAAAGAcaggcagccctggctcctTCATCTGCAAATGCCATCTCCCTCCATGTgttttttcagagaaagcagCCTGGCATTTCTGGCACCACAAGGCTCTGCCTTTTTGATACCAGGCACAAACCCCAGCAATTCAAGAGGTTTTTTGGAGGGTGTAGGGGGCTGAAGAAGGTGGCCTCTTTCATGCCAAAAGAGGGAAAAGCCCAGTATGTTTATTTGGCTTTGGTGCGGCAGCATTTCTCTGGAGGAATTCATCTTACCATTTGCAGCATTTCAGCTTCCCAGCACGGCAGGTCCCAATGTCAACCAGAGGAGCAGAGCATGCAACAAACGAACAGGAGCCCCGGTTTTGCCGGCATGCTAAGGTGTCAGCAGCTTCTTGGCTgtaagctaaaataaaaattgaaatataaaaaaattcatCTTAATTTGCCAAGGCAGAGGATTGGAGAGTTGCGGCATCAGATTTACCTGGTGTGGTGTGTGGTTTCTTACCACAGTGCCTGGTTTGTGATTGGGGTAACCTGATCACACCTTCTCAAGGTCTCTGCATCGATATGACATGCTAACTAACCAGACAGCAGGCTGTAATGCTGGCGTCCCTCCATTACAGCCTGGAGAGGCACTCTGCCTGATTAATAGTGACCTGAAGATGACTATCTGCTTCCTTAGCATCTCTCCTGGAGACTAAGCTTGTCGAGTAACTGCTTGTCATTCCAGTTACACACAGAAATACTATGTTGTATGAAAAAGCCATAGGAAAcacaggaatttatttttaacattaatcTCACATTACTCTCAGAAACGAAAGTGATgatattcaaataaaaatgtcctAAGTGAGTTTCTTCAAGCTTTCAGTTCAAGTTACAGTGAACATGAAGCATATTTATGACTCATAATCTTTGCCTGCTACTTCGAGTATCTTCCTTGCAGGAAGCATTGAACACTGTGAGTATCAGTGGCAAGTTCACAGGAAACCTGTGCACAGTGTTTCCATGTAAAATGTGGTATGATTAACACAGATAgcataaaacttcagaaaagatgaattttaatCACAGCCAAACCAATGGGACTAATATTTGCCCAACCAAAATGTTTTATACACTAAAATATATACCACAAAACAAAGTCATCAGCTGTTGTCACTTTATATGGTACTGTATATGGTTTAGCTGGATGCTATGCTGGTTTTACCATGCTGGTATGTTCAGAACTGAAGGGCTAAGTGTTTGGGTTGGTGGCAAAGGCTTCAGCTCCATCATCATTAGGGGATCTGCCCAGGCTTATCTCAGCTGAAAAGCCAGCCCCAAGTTTGGGTTCAGACTATTTCCAGGCTAAACGTTGCTTGCTCCCACTGGGATGTTCAGCTTGAGATtcaaattttgtaatttttgtatGATTTAAATGGATCTCATACCAACTGGAGCCTTGCATATCTGTGCATTTAGAAGGCAGAAGAGGCCCTTAACAGCTGTCCCAAATTCTTGCTAAGCACAAACCAAATCATCTCACCTAGTACTTTCTGTGCCTAGATCAATACACACCTGTCATCAAATTGGACTCTATCCTTAATTTGAAAGGCACGTAAGCTTTATTCTAAATTATATCTACCATACTTCAGTCAATTTGTCCTAGTGGTTCTCAAATTTTTTCTCTTAATCACATATTATTCAAGGATAGTGCATTGTTAATCCCACTCAGCTGATTTTTAAGACATCATTAGACTTTGGCTTCTCTTGTCtcctaaattaaaaaaccctataGTGTTAGGGGTCTTTTCTGTGTGTAAATCTTTATGAAGAGATATAAAATAACTTGATGCCCTTTCCCAGAGGCTCTACTGGAATTGCAGCAGTCCTGCAGCCATCTCAGGGGTCacagtttgttttgaaatagaGAATGCTTTTTGTGATGCATAAAGAAGTTCAAGAAAGCAATCCAGAGGCATGTAGTACAGGCTTTGTCTAAAGCTCCTACAAGTGCCTGCTTGTGGCCTAAGTGGTTCTAAATTTCTTCTTTGAGTAGACAGACATTGGCTGGTCTAGGAACGTAGGTACAGATTGAGTGTACTGCAAACCAAAACAAGGGTGGAGATAGCTTAAACTTATCCAAAGAACTCCAAACATCCTGGAATGGTGTATGTGCTCTAAATCCACCTGATGCACATGGACAGTATAGAGTTCAGGTGAAGACCCACAGTCACAACTACATTTTTTCCAGAACTATAGGAGGTCTACTAATCTAGAATATGCAGTCAGAAATGGGGGGTGTGAATGTGAGAAGAGGAAGTTCCCACTTCCTCTTAAGAGCTGCGTCTTAAGTACCAACCTAAGACTTGCCTCAGTAGAATCATCaaaaaatcatagaaacatttaggcTGGAGAAGACCTTTTAGATCATTGAGTCTgaccattaacccagcacttccaagtccaccgctaaaccatgtccctaagtcTTCACGTCTTAAATAACTCCAtgtgactcaaccacctccctgggcagcctgttccaatgcttgacaaccctttcagtgaagacatttgtcctaatacccaatctaaacctctcctggtgcaacttgaggctgttccctcttgtcctgtcacttgttatctgggagaaaagaccaacCTCaaccttgctacaacctcctgtcaggcagttgtagagaaCAAGAAGgtctccctgagcctccttctcttcaggctaaacaaccccagttccctcagtcgTTTCTCATCAGACtggtgctccagacccttccccagccctgttacccatctctggacacgctccagcacctcagtgtctttcctgcagtgaggggcccaacactgaacacaaggttccaggtgcggcctcaccagtgccaagtacagggggacggtcactgccctggtcctgctggccatttctgatacaggccaggatgctcttggcttTCTTGGCCGCCTGGACATACTGCCAGCTCATATTCAcctggctgttgaccagcacccccaggccctttcccaccaggcagctttccagagactctgccccagcctgtagcgctgcctggagttggtgtgacccaggtgcaggacttggcactgagccttgttgaacttcatgcaATCAGCCTCGGCCCATTGGTCCAGtctgcccagatccctctgcagagcctgcctgccctacAGCGGGTCAACACTCCCCcacaacttggtgtcatctgcaaactgactgagggtgcactcaattcCCTCGTCCAGATCATTCATGAAGATATTAATCAGAACtgtccccagtgctgagccctggtgAACACCGCTTGTAATCAGCTGCCAGATGGATATAACTTCATTCACCACACTGGGCTCAGCCAACCACCCAATTTTTTACCCAGTAAATAGcacacctgtccaagccatgagtagccagtttctccaggagagtgctgtgggagagggtgtcaaAGGGTTTACTtaagtctaggtagacaacattaacagccttttcctcctccacacAGCAGGTCACTTtttcatagaaggagatcaggtttgtcaagcagggtctgcctttcataaacccatgctggctgggcctgatcccctggttgtcctgtatgtgccaCATGgtggcactcaggatgatctgctccataaccttccctggcactgaggtcaaTACACAgtggcatctttttttttccttcatttcatcATGTGACTGGAATGCAAGATGCTAGAAAGCGACCATCAGGAAGACTATCAAGGACCTTGACTCAACAGCTTAAAGGTTAAGACTATGACTAGAGAAGGGGACTTCTAATATGGAAGTCATGGAATCCAAGAGCACAGAGGTAATCTGAACCTCATCACTGGTTTCTAATGGGTTCTCCACACCCTTTTAGCTTCCATCTCATCTATTTTCAGTCTTACCTGGAGCAGTCTGGAAGAGGAAGACGAGAACAGcaatgaggaagaaaaggattCTCATGATTGCCGGCTGGTAGTAGGATTGCCTTTGCTGATATGAAGATACTCAAAGATGGACAGAGCTAATGTTCTAGGCAGAAGATGGTTAGCCCCTCTACTTATAAAGGCTCTGGGAGGTAGCAGTGCAGAGAGCTAGGGGGGTGGAGGAGCGGTTGTCTGAAGAACAGCGAGTTCATTGCCCTATTACTGTAGAGACTGGTGATGTATGAAGATGTTGCAACATAACACATTCAAAGATGCCTGACCTGAGCAATGATCAAATCAAGCTAGCTGACCCGAGCGCCCAAATCACTCTGTGCTTGCAtgccctgtgccagctggtgggctgcacctggggaggacACAGGAttggaggaggagagaggtgGGTTCCTGTCATCCGCAATACTGTAAACCACACAGATCTGCTGATGCTCCATGGCTCCTGGCCATGGTCTTGTGACAGCCTGTCCTCCGCCCAGCCACCAGGCACAGTGAGcgcagcaaaggcagggcagCTGGCCTGCAAGGTTGTGTGAAATGAGAAGGCAACAGACTCTCCTCCTTGAATGCAGGAAAGGATCAGAGCTTCAGTCCTTGCTTGGATCAGAGTTGTagggtgtcatggtttaacgccagccagcagctcagccccacacagccactcccTCACTCCCTCCTGGTGGGATAGGGGAGAggattggaagagtaaaagtgagaaaacttgtgggttgagataaagacagtttaataggtaaagcaaaagccatgcacgcaagcaaagcaaaactagGCATTTGTTCACTatttcccattggcaggcaggcattcagccatccccaggaaagccaggctccatcatgcataatagttacttgggaaggcaaaggcaaacACCATCACGCCGAACATCctgcccttccttcttcccacagcttatatactcagcatgatgctCTACGGTACGGActatccctttggccagctggggtcagctgtcctggctgtgtgccctcccaattccttgtaCTCCTCCAGTCTTCTTGCTGGCAAAGCCTaagaaaagtccttgacttagtgtgaatattacttagcaacaactaaaaacatcagtatttTATCAACATTactctcacaccaaatccaaaacacagcactgcacctgctactaagaagaaaatgaacccTATCTCAGCTGACACCAGGATATAGGGCTGAAGCTGAAGAAGGCAGGGTAGGGGTGAAAGAGCTGTTGATATTCCCCCTCCTGTTGATGAAATCAGCAGACACAGTAGCATCTCCAGTCTCCCAGATGTTCTTCTAACGTGGTTCAGAGCTCAGTTACTCtctgcattttgtatttatgaCTATAGCCATAATTTGTACCAAACATAGAAGAAGAAGTAGTCATTAGACAGAAAGGACTTGAAGGGACACCACTGCCTATTGCACCATGCTAGcatgtagaggaattatagaggaatgaaggcaggttaattaacattgataatatacagctgtgggctggcttcaggggcagtgggttggcttATGTGGATAATGTGTAGCTGTGgcttgttcctgctaagtagttaaatagctctaaggggtatggagGAGGAGTACTGTGTGAAGAGGAGGactgaaagaagagagagatctagatgaagagagacctggagaaaacagaaggaggagagagagtgcACCCcagatgtaggagagacaaggagaggccctgggagaaggggGCCTAGATGAGAAGAGGCTGGCTGGACAaagagcctggagaaggaagactcTGGATGCAGAAGtaagaagcagggtggactggcctgtaaaggatgaagaaacagcattgACAatagatgaacttttgaaatcttgtgggggattggtggctgtgctgggacaaggTGCGGAAACTACTTATTGAAGCCTTGTTgtagctggctagtttggatagtgctgtgacactaTCATAGAAGGCTTCACCCAATTCCCTTTCAGCTATCACCTAAGTTTTCTCCTGAAAATGATGAGATTGTGTTGCTCGCTGCTGCTTCAGGCACTGGATTTCCATACCCTGCTCTGACAACTGGAACATTTTTCCAAAGTCTAGCCTTTGTGGAGAGTCTAAACTTATGCATTCTTGGCCCAAAATGTCTGGTTTAATAACATTTCCCCTTGCTGGTAGTCACCTTCTTGATGTGGTTATGAAGAGACTCATGTCCCTCTTTCTGATTCCGTAGATTCAACATACCAAGTCTACCTGTGTGTGATGCCTcctttttctgtatctgaaaatttttttcatgtgtgtgaaGGACAAGCCATATATAGGATGGACAAGAGGAAGTGTCACCAGAGATTTGTACAGCACTCTTAATGTTTGTGCTTGTCTCCAAGAAATACCACTCTTGAGACATATGAGAACTGTAggtgtggtggttttggtttcaGACAAACAGTACAGGCCAAGAATCATTAATAAAATCAAGTCATGAGGGTGCTTAATTTTTTACTCCTTTAATGAGAACAGCAGACTGAAGCAATGGAGAGTGATGGCAGGAGGTGAGCTATGTCTGCACACTGTGAGCAGAGCATTCTGTGTCTGGTAAACTAGCTGCTACAGATGGGGTGGAGGGCATGAAGCGGGTGCTTCagtttgtggaaaaaaaaccccacattatCTTGCTATGTGGGGACTAGGAtttcagaaacaagcaaaaaatctTCTTTACAGTAGAGTGCAGATGAGGAGTTTGAGGTGGGGCAGGAGGACACAGGTGGCAAAGTGGACAAATTCCCCTCTATGCTTCATGAACATTTGTCCCTGCTCAGCAAGTTGGGCAACTATGTGATGCTGGCAGGATGGGTAGGACCCGTGGGGTCcaagagaaggaggggaagccTCATATCTGTCTGTCTCATGTGATGGGCACAACACTGAGAAGACACTTAGAGGTATCAAGCCCACACCTCTCTCTCTGCACCTCCCAGATTACCCATGGCAGGCTGCTGTGATGAGGTTCTTGAGGAACATGATGGGAAAATGGATCTTCAGACCTCTGCCAGGGAGCTGTGAGAAGTGTGGTGGGAAGTGGTGGTCTAGGGAAAGGCTATGTATTTTCATACACATTGTTGAGGTGGAGGCACAGGTTCTTAAATGGGCTGTTGCCTTTACAGTTGGTGCCTTCACCAACCCTGTCCGTGGGGATGAGGGATACAGAATGTGAAATCATTTGTACCTTGTTGTGTTCTGTACTGTGTTGCCTCCTTCTTTTGCTTCAGGTAGGGGATGAAGAAGAAATTGTTTGAGATGAGGAAGTCCTCTTGGAActcctctctcttctgctttcctcttgaACACGGGAGAAGAATTTTTGAGGAGACAGTCTTTTATACTAAAACATGCcgtctgtgtgtgtgctggaaaattattttaagcaagCCATAGGGAACATGGAGCAGATATCTGATTTCTGATCTGTGAGCTAGGACATAGAGGCAACCCCACAATCCAAACCATGCTGTGTACCTGCTCAGGGTTTCAGATGGGAACCCCATCCACATGCATCCTTGGCTTCATTTCTTAAAACAGAGCATGgccaaaaagaaggaaagaaagaggcaggCCATGATCACAAAACATGGCCAACCAGAAGTAAACCATCAAGGTGAAGTttgtttgcaaaaataataGGATTtaatggagaaggaaaatgtgcttttctacGCCTTGCATAATTCTCATTCTGCCTCTCCCAGGCAGCATGAAGGGCAGGagtgtttgttttggggagtGAGGCTGCTGAGCAAACCCTGCTGGGGTCAGCTCACACTGTCACATGTTGTTCAATGCTCTTTGGAACCAAACAACGtcagagagagggaaggaaagggggaacaGCTCCATCCTCctcacctccctcccccagctccagctaGACAGCCACAGAAATGCTTGTCCCAGGTCCAGGCTTCCCCCATGGAAAGGTAAATACAACCCGGGGTGTTAACAGCCCCCTTGCAGACTGGTTGGCACTGAGGAAAGTGATCCTGGGCAAGTTGCCccacttcttccttctccatgAGCACCAGGAGAAGACACTGGCAAACAGTCACCAGTGTGCAGAGGAAGCAGTAAGGCTGTTACTGATGGGAAGCTGTTATCTTGGGATGTCTGTCTGAGTTAATTTTTGACCTGGTAGCAAAGGAGTGGGTTGGGGATTTTGTATGGGACCTGTCCTTGTGAAGAAATGGCACTTCATCACCCAGAAAGTGTAACTTCATCTCTTTGGCTCACTGTTCCTTCAGGGGGCTTGTTGGTTTGTTCTTTGCCTTTTAGAACATTGCCACTTGAGGTCTGTTTTTTGGGATGTGAGGCGCAGAATGCAAATGTCTTTGGACCTGAAGGAGAGTTCCTGCTTTTAATTACTACTGATGGGCAATTAATCTGCCAGAACAGAAGTGGAGAATTAATGTAGTGAAAATCTCCTCTGGTCTACTAGTAAATCAACAAGTGGTAGCAAGCAGTGGTGTTGAGTTCCTCTGACCCAAAGTTAggtgcaaggaaaaaataagagagaagCACTGATGTTTACAGACACAGTGAAGATGACAATGAGCAGAAGGTACATGATGTTTGTTCATTCCCCTTGGTGGAGCACTTAATAGAGGTTGCTCATGCTAGTCACTGAAGTGCCTGTCCAAAATTAGTCATGGGACCATCTCCAACCTGGGTCCCTGCCATGGAAGAGAGCTGTGACGGGAAGAAGTTGCTGATCAGCAAATTTTTGGAAAGTCCGTATCCTGATCGCCTTTTTCCAAACTGATCCGTTTTTCAGGTGGTCAAGGAGGAGGTTTTCCGAGGTCCTGCATTAGCCTTGGAAAGTGTACAAGAATCAAGAGATCTCTTTTCTCCCATAGCTTGAGCTGTGTGATCAAAAAGTTTCATTCCAGCTGCCTTCATGCCAATCCTCCAAGGGAAAAACCAGTGGTGTGCTAGGAGGGAAGTTCTCAATAGACATGGGATGAGGAACTTCTTGGGAAGAACTCTCAGTGGTCAGTGCATGAGAGAGGCCAGGAAACTGGTATGGGAGGAGCAGGTCCCTGTAGGGCCATTGACACAGCAGAGCTCTGTGAGCCATCCCATGTGATGCCGACCCCAGGCTCCACTCAGTGGATGTGGGGAGTGCAGAGGTGAGATAGAGACTCAAGGGACTCCATAGAAGTTAGGCTCATTGTAGCATTTTAGCCCAAAGCTACCTGCCCACGTATGGCAGTGagggtggctgctggggtgaAACAAAAGACCTTGATGGACACGAGGTGCAGCATCTAGAGACAGAAGTGGAGACAACCCTATTTGGAGTAACACTTCTATGACTTACACACTAGAGATGCGCTTTGTTGGAACAAGAGGGAAATCTGAGGCTCAGCCTGTTCTGAATTTATCCAAACTTAATACCAGAGACTTTGTTTCAGGAGAAACTTGAGGGGTGGAGAACAGATCATTCACGTCTGTAGTAGTAAGTTGAACAGGACCAGGTTACGAGCAGTGAGATGGGCTTGCTAAATGGTTAGCGTGTTGTTTTGATGTTATCAGGGTCTTTGGTGTAGCTTAGGCTACCGGGTGGGTCAGGTAGCCATCTCCTGAACAAACCTTGGGCATAGTTCAGGGGTTAGCATAGACCAGGAACAGTTCTTGGTACACATCATGAGCGCAACAGTCTTATTTTGGAGACCAAGAAATCTGGTGAGTGGCCTTCTATTTCATCAGAAAACTGTTCCAGGACTCACTGGTTCCTGACATAAATGTAAGACTATTAAAGGTGGCTTCAGACATGGGTTACTGCTATATCCTCAGGCCTTTTCTGTCTAAGAAGCCACAGAAGTAGGTGGAACATGTGGCCCTTTTGTATCATTTAACACTTACAGTGTATAGTCCTGTTGTAGATgttgattcagaaaaaaactgatCTAGCCTCATTTAACAAATCCAAATctccagaatttttttccttgcacaaaAAAAGCTTATAAGAACCTTGTGGGGGATATTTCCAAAAGAACAGGGAAGATCTGGACAGGATCATTTTCACGCTTTTAATGGGGAAATTGAGAtaggaagaaggaaataaaatgctgcagaGTCTCTGTGTTAATTTGACCTTtttgatttctgcattttcttcatggTTTTGATTTGGGTTCTTTTAtactctctctatatatatagCTACAGTTGTGGAGAAGGAGCATCTCTTTCTTTGGCTTGATACAGCTTTAAATTCAGATACATGGGCATCAAttaaattgcttaaaaatagGCTCCAGTGCCATGGGGAAactccttgggtttttttctaatgcacTCGGATGAAATCAGCCCTGCATTGCTCTAACAACTTTTCAAGATAATGTGGAAAATGGGCTCCAAAGAAAGGACTTTTTGCCTCCATGACTAGTTGtgatggaaggaaagaaattaattgtgCATCTGTAACTGTTGgaggaaacaataaaaatagcCTTGGTTTTGAACTTTTAGCGCTATGGAGCTCATGACTGCATCTGTACTACAGGacatttaatttacttttatggCTGCTACTGAACACAGATCTGATGTTTTCAAAAACAGTCTATATATCACCCCACATCTTGTTTCTAGGTAGAGATAgttcatacatatatatgtgtgtgtataaagtTTATTGATCACCATTTTGTCATCCAATCACTTGCTATCAAGAGCTGCTTGTACCGTTCTTCACACTCAGTTTTCAGTCTTGATTACTTCAGTACCATCAGCAACACTGGTTGCTGTTTTAgttattctgttttctaaatCACTTGGGAATATGTGAGACTGCACAGACTTACTTGTTTAAAAAGATTGTATGACTCAATGAGCCTTGAGtcaaaaccacagagaaaattACTGTTAGTAACAATAAAAG
Proteins encoded:
- the LOC129736382 gene encoding gallinacin-9, which produces MRILFFLIAVLVFLFQTAPAYSQEAADTLACRQNRGSCSFVACSAPLVDIGTCRAGKLKCCKWTPSS